One Chitinophaga varians DNA window includes the following coding sequences:
- a CDS encoding alpha/beta fold hydrolase has translation MRKFSILLTLLLSATLLSFSQSTDSIRTAWGHLYYHLYGKGEPVIVLSGGPGNSCLQQAEVAAELGKTHQAILLEQRGTGLSVPTPMDSTTINLKSAVDDLRLLMDHLHLSKVTIYGHSWGAMLAMNFAVAYPQRVKKLVLACPGYYKFDAGFFTTHINNLRVRMGLHEIGRYDSLDKKIAAHQATKADSAEYNRIIRMSYIYDKTMIDSILKKIDVAPSNTTMQMLMIQDLSRTHYDLSKTLSRYKGPMYLIGGAQDALSFYTYELKQIHPSAVLYWVQASGHFPMFEQQKAFFETLHKTL, from the coding sequence ATGAGAAAATTTTCTATCCTGCTGACTTTACTATTGTCTGCTACCCTGTTGAGCTTCAGCCAGTCCACCGACTCCATCCGTACTGCCTGGGGCCACCTATACTATCATCTTTACGGCAAAGGTGAGCCTGTCATTGTATTATCCGGCGGACCGGGCAATTCCTGCCTGCAACAGGCGGAAGTGGCCGCTGAACTGGGCAAAACACACCAGGCTATTCTCCTGGAACAGCGGGGCACCGGCCTTTCCGTTCCCACGCCCATGGACTCCACCACCATCAACCTCAAATCAGCTGTAGACGACCTGCGTCTGCTAATGGACCATCTCCATCTCTCCAAAGTGACCATCTACGGCCACTCCTGGGGCGCCATGCTGGCCATGAACTTCGCCGTCGCTTACCCGCAGCGGGTAAAAAAACTGGTGCTGGCCTGTCCTGGCTACTATAAATTTGACGCCGGCTTCTTTACCACACATATCAACAACCTGCGGGTAAGAATGGGACTGCATGAAATAGGCCGCTATGATTCCCTGGACAAAAAAATAGCCGCACATCAGGCCACCAAAGCCGATTCCGCAGAATACAACCGCATCATCCGCATGTCGTACATCTACGACAAAACGATGATCGACAGCATCCTGAAAAAAATAGACGTGGCGCCCTCCAACACCACCATGCAGATGCTCATGATCCAGGACCTCAGCCGCACCCACTACGACCTCAGCAAAACACTGTCCCGCTATAAAGGCCCCATGTACCTGATCGGTGGCGCACAGGATGCCCTGTCGTTCTATACGTATGAGCTGAAACAGATACATCCTTCAGCGGTGCTGTATTGGGTGCAGGCTTCCGGCCACTTTCCCATGTTTGAACAACAGAAAGCTTTCTTTGAAACGTTGCATAAAACGCTGTAA
- a CDS encoding metallophosphoesterase: protein MPNPIKKALARLIIRMSDRLSSRPDKDAVFKSLSRLHDRILQGKKDSGLLVPFDLQQGRFIIFSDQHKGCRDAADDFKDAAGAYTHALEHYYDHGYTLINLGDCEELWENTPSAVMQYNEPPLRMEARFLQKKRYYRIFGNHDLEWHYAVPRRQFLRPLFGKKLRVYEGLVLQTQYNGHAYRVFLAHGHQGDKRSDGNAFSKWFVAAVWTPVQRFLDIHPDTLSESFDLVDAHNIMMYEWSLQTANTLFISGHTHKPVFASLDHIDRLTKQLQRATADNEQTAVAALQTELQQRQEEYAGKQLVKTMVHPTYFNTGCCCFSDGDITGIEIADGFIRLIKWSGKNSPVAHRKVLEEAPLYYLFDQLPGNIQTVR from the coding sequence TTGCCAAATCCAATCAAAAAAGCGCTGGCCCGGCTGATCATCCGGATGTCTGACCGCTTGTCGTCCCGTCCGGACAAAGATGCTGTATTCAAGTCCCTGTCCCGGCTGCACGACCGTATCCTGCAAGGGAAAAAGGACAGCGGCCTGCTGGTGCCGTTCGATCTTCAGCAGGGCCGTTTCATTATTTTTTCCGACCAGCATAAGGGCTGCCGCGATGCCGCAGATGATTTCAAAGATGCTGCCGGTGCTTATACCCATGCGCTGGAGCACTACTACGATCATGGTTATACGTTGATCAATCTGGGCGATTGCGAGGAGTTGTGGGAAAACACCCCTTCCGCCGTGATGCAGTACAATGAGCCTCCCCTGCGGATGGAAGCGCGTTTCCTGCAAAAGAAACGCTACTACCGTATCTTCGGCAACCACGATCTGGAATGGCACTATGCAGTGCCCCGCCGCCAGTTCCTGCGGCCGTTGTTCGGCAAAAAGCTGCGGGTATATGAAGGACTGGTATTGCAAACACAATATAACGGCCACGCCTATAGGGTATTTCTGGCCCATGGCCATCAGGGCGACAAACGCAGTGACGGCAACGCTTTCAGCAAATGGTTCGTGGCAGCTGTCTGGACACCGGTGCAACGCTTTCTGGATATCCACCCCGATACGCTCTCTGAATCGTTTGACCTCGTGGATGCTCATAACATCATGATGTACGAATGGAGCCTGCAGACGGCCAACACCCTGTTTATCTCCGGCCACACCCACAAACCGGTCTTTGCTTCGCTGGACCATATCGACCGGCTCACCAAACAGCTGCAGCGCGCCACTGCCGACAACGAACAGACCGCCGTCGCTGCGCTGCAAACCGAACTGCAGCAGCGACAGGAAGAATACGCCGGCAAACAACTGGTGAAAACCATGGTACATCCTACCTATTTTAATACCGGCTGCTGCTGCTTCAGCGATGGAGACATCACCGGAATAGAGATCGCTGACGGCTTCATCCGCCTCATTAAATGGAGCGGCAAAAACAGTCCTGTGGCACATCGTAAAGTACTGGAGGAAGCTCCGCTGTACTATCTTTTTGATCAGTTGCCAGGGAATATCCAAACGGTCCGTTAA